The Pungitius pungitius chromosome 4, fPunPun2.1, whole genome shotgun sequence nucleotide sequence TCATTGCACCTTGATTGACATAGTCAACGAGCAGCTGCGCAGTTACGACTAGTAGACATTAAGGTTATATTCATAGAAGACATCTCGACATGTTGTGGTAGGAAAAGGACAGGTGTCATCATCTGCAACTACTGCAGTTAATTTAGAATTGCTAAATTATAAAGTCCCTCCCATTAGGTTATCCTGTAGTTTGTCTGATAAGTAAAATGTCTGGTGTTAAAAACGCCTTTTCATTGTGGAATAAATCGCcgtatctttctttctttctcgttccactaaagaaaaacacagcaacTGTACTTacggtttgattgacagcaaaCCATTGTTCCACAAACTACTTTTCCTTGTCACGTGATGAGAAAACCAGCAAATCAAATATGAGAAGTTTATCCTGTAGACCAATACATATCCGTAGCCACACGCCGAAACGCCCCCTCGGCGTTAGATTGAACTCTGGTTTCTCTGTCTGTCAAATGATTTAGCTAGCCGATGTTAGCTAGTTAGCCGGTATGACACCTAAAGGACTGACGAACAGCTGAGCCGTTCAGCGATAAATACACTAGGACACACGTTAATACCTCTCTTAAAAGGTAATTGTAAAGCTGTCTGACAAATACGGTGAGTTACATCGCAAAGTTTTTTCCTTCGCAAcagtttaacttaaaataataaCGTTAGACGTTATGTGTTGGCAACGCCAAGGTAGCATTGCAAGCTAATGCTATAACTATACATTGTTAACCTTAGATAAGTAAAGCGGGCGTGACAACGTATGTGTTTGGACATGCACGGCTCTTAGGCTTTGAGGGAGAATATGGTTAGATTTTAAGCTGAAAGTTAACGTTCTGTTAAGTCTATACGCTTTGCTAACGCGACGTTAGCACCGTTGTGGCGAATGATACATAACTCGATATCCTGTCAGGAATGCTACGGTATTAATAGCAGATTTTATTGAAATTCAGACACAGCTTTCTGGTGTTGTTACCCGACGACAAACTCCAGCGGTCAACATGCTACACAACTGATTTTCCAAACGTCGATGGCAATTTAACTCCTAGCTTACTTCATGAAAACAGCTAACGTAAGTTAGCACAAAGCTAAAGCTATCCCAAACAATCCCTCACATCCCGAGTCATTATTGCGATAGTGAACGTTTCCCATGTTGTACTCCAACTGCACTTATTGATAAGACAGATTAATACTATCAAATTGCAATGAAATATCGCTGCATTTATCCTGCTAGATGACACGAGATCCGTACGAAAATACTGGCTGTGTATGTTTACAAGTTGCCTGTGTATATTTGAACTGAACTGACGCTGCAGTCACTTGTGAACTGAACTGAAGCTGCAGTCACTTGTGAACTGAACTGAAGCTGCAGTCACTTGTGTCAAGAGTCTTTCTTTTGTCATTACAGTGTCGGATGGCCAGTACAGCTCTTGTCGTCGGATCTACATAGAAAGAGGGACACCATTCTGAACCTCTGGATGCGTAATGAACTTAAACCCCTTCTGGAGCATGTCTTCCAATTCAAGTCGTAAGGTGAAGTTTAAAAACATTGAACTATATCCATTTCTACACTGGCACAGCTTGTGAGCGCAACTGTGGGTTTTAAATCCAGTTTATTTTAACCATGTAAAGTGTCTTTGTTctttagtttttagttgttgtttttttagtttaatttgtTAGAGGTCTTTGCCAGTAAGCCTTACTTCTGCTGATTTCAATGAGCTAGTGCCCAACTAAATTTCCACAAAGTGAAGGGAAGGTACATTTCAGCATTCTTCTTTAACCCAAGTAAAGAATGAAGGAGGCAAATGGTGTACATTGAACATGGGTGTGGCATGAGTTCTTCTTTTGCTGCCTCCAAAGGAACAGTCCAAACATTAGGTGGTCAAGTCTGACTTCAATGAATGTAGAAGCTAAATCCGTTCCATCAGCACAATATCCACTGCAAGCATTCCTAGCATACTAGTTGTAATCATCCACATTTGTTGTGGCTTCCTGATGCTGTTTGCTCTGTGACACTGTACTCTAACTATTTTGTGTCATTGTGAACATTGTTGAGCCATCATTGTATCAGTGAGATGCAATGGGCACTCAACTCTTGACGGGCTTGTTCCCATTTAGACATTGCTTGCTAAAAGCTGCGTACTAGAGTAGATGTAGAGTAGATTTACCACATTGTAAACTGATCATCTGCATAATGGCTCAAATGATATTGTTCCCTCATTCTGCCTCCTTTTCACACCACTGGAAATATTTTTCTATACAGCAATAGAGATTCTTGTTTACAATTCTCATATCAAACAGCAGAGAACTGACGGCGAGGATCAGAGCGgacacagtgagcagagagcCAGCCCAGCCCGGCTGCCCTTTGGCAAAAAGCAGCTTCCACCCATTCCTAAAAATGCAGCCCCAGTCACCAAGCCTGCGTCAATGGGCACGCCGGCCCAGTCGTCCAACGGCACACATGCGTCGTATGGTCCCTTTTACTTGGAGTACTCTCTACTGGCTGAGTTGTAAGTGTTGCAccactggatttaaaaaaacattttttgtcacaTTACGTTTTTGCTGTATTCCTATTTGGCGTTCCTTTTTTGAATGTTGGTAGCACCTTTTTCTCTCGCTCTGCATTGATCTGACTTGTGCCCTGTGACCCACAGCACACTAGTGATAAAGCAGAAACTCCCTGGAATCTATGTCCAGCCATCTTACAAATCTGCACTAAGTAAGGACCTTCTTTTTGAAGTTAATGCCCCCTTCATGTTTACATTAATAACATGTGGCTACTAAAAAGGATATCACTAATTCAAAAGTAAGCATTGTCTGCAATTTTCAAGCCTGGAAGTAGAGATTCTGAAATATcgtgtgtctctctgttttAGTGTGGTTTGGGGTCATATTCATCAGACATGGCTTGTACCAGGATGGAGTCTTCAAGTTCACTGTGTATATTCCAGATAACTATCCAGATGGAGAGTGTCCTGTAAGTATATTatacttcatatatatatacacacacatattatgTTTTGCCCTATGTAAAGTGTCTTTGGATATCTAGAAAAGTGCTAAAGTATTAtacttttttctaaaaaaaatcctttctaCACCAAAAATCTATTTCTTCATCAATGATCTAGTACGTGTGACGATTtctccagtaaaaaaaaaaaaacatctcaaactACCATTTGGAAAAGTGTTCAGTCATTTTGAAACTGTTAAACTACATAAAGCTGGAACTCTTGAGTCATAACGAGTGACAATGAAAACAACGCTTTGTGTTACAGAACATTCATTGAAAATTGACAATCCAAAAGTTAAGGCTAGCCCTCAATCATCTCTTCCTTATCTTGTATTTCAGAAATTAGTATTTGACATCCCAGTCTTCCATCCTCTTGTTGACCCAGTGTCTGGAGAGCTAGATGTCAGAAGGGCTTTCACCAAATGGAGGTATGCTCCCGGCTTTTACACATTTGCAATTAactctttctttttctaacgATTATTCATATGACTAAATTTTGGGTACTAAATTCCACCAACAAACTAATCTTTTGCACCAAACAGAATAACTGAAAGATgtgtactttctttttaagttaGGGAAAAACATTTGAGAGTGGTGTTCAGTTAAAGAAAATCTAAATAGGCCCCTTATTTAACTGAATGTAAGTACAATTCCATGATGGTACAGTGTTGACGTTTGAAATGGGGCGTACATTTTCTCACACTAAAGATGGGATCATAAAGCGATGTCGTGCATCCGTATTAATGCTGTGGTCAACTCCTCGTATTGTGTGCTTGCAGACGGAATCACAACCACATTTGGCAAGTCTTGATGTATGCACGTACAATTTTCTACAAGATCAATACCACGGAACCACTCAACCCAGAGGCGGCTGTGCTGTGAGTTTCCCCGCCTCCTTGCACTTGCTTTTAACCCAATTTGAGAaatcaacttttcttttttttttttactcaatctCAAACTGTTTCACGGAGGTTTTGATGTAACTGTACAGACATTTCAGAGACTTCAGTTTGTGACGCTGTTACACTGCGACTGTATTGTAAAGACATGTTTGTTGTTTAGCTTAGCCTTAAACCAGATAGCTCTTGAATATTGTGCACAGGCATTTggcatgaaataaaaacacctcTTTCCCTAATAAAGAGGGACCAAGAACTGGAAAGTCTTCCTGTTGCAGCTCTGCACATGTCGCTCTGCTTTTTCTTGGCAGTTCATGTTGCAGAGCAAAATGTTTGGGTTAGCTATCTGCTTTGGTTATGAAGCATtactttcttctttcatttcagaTATGAAAAGGATGTGCAGCTGTTCAAAAGCAAAGTGTTGGACAGTGTGAAATTATGCAACAGTCATCTTTTTGACCAGCCCAAGATAGATGATGCGTACGCAATAAGGTTGGTCCATTGTCCCCATTTTTCACATTccacaacaagaaaaacaaactccagTAAAGCTCACATTGTGACGCTTAATCCGTTTGAcagtttttccccatggaaCCCAGCCGTTCACGAGGAAGCAAAGGAGCGGATGTTCACGCACAAAGtacgtttctttaaaaaaaaaaaaaattacatttattttcattctataTTAGCAACAGAATGCAGTCTGCTTCTCCTCGCAGAATCCGATCCCAAATGTTTTGGGTTCGGTTGCAATGCGAgctatttctttatttgttcgAGCAGTTCCCTTTTGTGTAGCCTCTAAACTGCCCGGTTTGTTTCCTAAGAGACGGCCCGAGGACGCCCACAAGGGACCGCAGGTGTCCGGGCTGTCCTGGGTGAAGCCCGGATCGACCCAGCCCTTCAGCAAAGACGACAGTCCTCCCCAGAGCTGAGCCTGCACCGCCGATGCAGCAGCGGCCACAGGGAGGCCCCTGCATCGGCCCTCAGCTGCTTGTTCACGTGAACTGGATCCTTGAAACAGTTGGGAGAACTTTGGGTTTAAATCTCCATGTCGTTGCTTGGCTTTAAAAGCTTTTGTAGGCATCACCTGGAACAGCTTTATAATAAGGAATCAAAGTTCATTTTTAT carries:
- the aktip gene encoding AKT-interacting protein isoform X1, with protein sequence MNLNPFWSMSSNSSRKQRTDGEDQSGHSEQRASPARLPFGKKQLPPIPKNAAPVTKPASMGTPAQSSNGTHASYGPFYLEYSLLAEFTLVIKQKLPGIYVQPSYKSALMWFGVIFIRHGLYQDGVFKFTVYIPDNYPDGECPKLVFDIPVFHPLVDPVSGELDVRRAFTKWRRNHNHIWQVLMYARTIFYKINTTEPLNPEAAVLYEKDVQLFKSKVLDSVKLCNSHLFDQPKIDDAYAISFSPWNPAVHEEAKERMFTHKRRPEDAHKGPQVSGLSWVKPGSTQPFSKDDSPPQS
- the aktip gene encoding AKT-interacting protein isoform X2 codes for the protein MNLNPFWSMSSNSSRKRTDGEDQSGHSEQRASPARLPFGKKQLPPIPKNAAPVTKPASMGTPAQSSNGTHASYGPFYLEYSLLAEFTLVIKQKLPGIYVQPSYKSALMWFGVIFIRHGLYQDGVFKFTVYIPDNYPDGECPKLVFDIPVFHPLVDPVSGELDVRRAFTKWRRNHNHIWQVLMYARTIFYKINTTEPLNPEAAVLYEKDVQLFKSKVLDSVKLCNSHLFDQPKIDDAYAISFSPWNPAVHEEAKERMFTHKRRPEDAHKGPQVSGLSWVKPGSTQPFSKDDSPPQS